In Sphingomonas sp. SUN019, one genomic interval encodes:
- a CDS encoding type 1 glutamine amidotransferase domain-containing protein produces MADLSKARILMLATDGFEDSELFDPRQALLDAGATVTLASIKTDPIQGVKDAARTITPDLTLDQVDTDDFDALVLPGGVGNPDKLRIEERAVEIVAEFMEDEKIVAAICHAPWLLVEADVVDGRRVTSWPSVRTDLENAGAEVVDEAVVVDGNLITSRKPDDITAFNQAIINALTEELADA; encoded by the coding sequence ATGGCCGACCTTTCCAAGGCGCGCATCCTGATGCTCGCCACCGACGGTTTCGAGGATTCGGAGCTGTTCGATCCGCGGCAGGCGCTGCTGGATGCGGGCGCGACGGTGACGCTCGCCTCGATCAAGACCGATCCGATCCAGGGCGTAAAGGATGCGGCGCGGACGATCACGCCGGACCTGACGCTGGACCAGGTCGACACCGACGATTTTGATGCGCTGGTGTTGCCGGGCGGGGTCGGCAATCCCGACAAATTGCGGATCGAGGAACGTGCGGTCGAGATCGTCGCGGAGTTTATGGAGGACGAGAAGATCGTCGCCGCAATCTGCCACGCGCCATGGCTGCTGGTCGAGGCCGACGTCGTGGACGGGCGGCGCGTGACGAGCTGGCCTTCGGTGCGGACCGATCTGGAAAATGCGGGGGCGGAGGTGGTCGATGAGGCCGTCGTGGTCGACGGGAATTTGATCACCAGCCGCAAGCCGGACGATATTACGGCGTTCAATCAGGCGATAATCAACGCGCTGACCGAGGAACTGGCGGACGCTTAA
- a CDS encoding putative O-glycosylation ligase, exosortase A system-associated has product MRDLAFIGFLLALFGMGLKRPFLFVLAYVYIDVVSPQRLTYMLLNTVPISLIAVGLAVVAWALVDDKKDSRFAPRQALILLLLGYCWATTRSADFPVEAVEKWDWVWKALAFAAFLPLTLRTKLRIESLLLFMVLSASSIVIVGGIKTLASGGGYGELNLMVSNNSGLYEGSIISAVAVCIIPIILWFSRHGTIFAPDWRVRTFCYALIFACLLIPVGTSARTGLLCIALLAVLMLREVKRRMLYLSALAVVGLAAIPLLPSAFSERMGTIKTYQADESASTRLAVWQWTWDYAKQHPFGGGFEAYRQNNIRYDTIKTTGTGTSAKVERSLTVDKSRAYHSSYFEMLGEQGFPGLILWLAISLIGLVRMEILRRRYREGEYVWAGQLAGALQHAHLIYLLGGAFVGIAFQPFIYMLLGAQIGLDTYLGRKKAETAWRPMRRSQAVVAAA; this is encoded by the coding sequence GTGCGTGACCTCGCCTTCATCGGTTTCCTGCTCGCGCTGTTCGGGATGGGCCTCAAGCGCCCGTTCCTGTTCGTGCTCGCCTATGTCTATATCGACGTCGTCTCGCCGCAGCGTCTGACGTACATGCTGCTGAACACCGTGCCGATCTCGCTGATCGCGGTCGGGCTGGCGGTGGTCGCGTGGGCACTGGTCGACGACAAGAAGGATTCGCGCTTCGCCCCGCGACAGGCGCTGATCCTGCTGCTGCTCGGCTATTGCTGGGCGACGACGCGCAGCGCCGATTTCCCGGTGGAGGCGGTCGAGAAATGGGATTGGGTGTGGAAGGCGCTGGCCTTCGCCGCCTTCCTGCCGCTGACGTTGCGCACGAAACTGCGGATCGAATCGCTGCTGCTGTTCATGGTGTTGTCGGCCAGTTCGATCGTCATCGTCGGCGGGATCAAGACGCTGGCCAGCGGCGGCGGTTACGGCGAACTGAACCTGATGGTATCGAACAATTCGGGCCTTTACGAAGGCTCGATCATCTCGGCCGTGGCGGTCTGCATCATCCCCATCATCCTGTGGTTCAGCCGCCACGGCACGATCTTCGCCCCCGACTGGCGCGTGCGGACCTTCTGCTACGCGTTGATCTTCGCCTGCCTGCTGATCCCGGTCGGCACCTCGGCGCGTACCGGGCTGCTGTGCATCGCGCTGCTGGCGGTGCTGATGCTGCGCGAGGTGAAGCGGCGGATGCTGTATCTGTCGGCGCTGGCGGTGGTCGGCCTCGCCGCGATCCCGCTGCTGCCCTCGGCGTTCTCCGAACGGATGGGCACGATCAAGACCTATCAGGCCGACGAATCCGCCTCGACCCGGCTCGCGGTGTGGCAGTGGACGTGGGATTACGCGAAACAGCATCCGTTCGGCGGCGGGTTCGAGGCGTACCGCCAGAACAATATCCGCTACGACACGATCAAGACGACCGGGACGGGCACCAGCGCGAAGGTCGAGCGCAGCCTGACCGTCGACAAGAGCCGCGCCTATCATTCGAGCTATTTCGAGATGCTCGGCGAACAGGGTTTTCCCGGTCTGATCCTGTGGCTGGCGATCAGCCTGATCGGACTGGTGCGGATGGAAATCCTGCGCCGTCGCTACCGGGAGGGCGAATATGTCTGGGCCGGGCAATTGGCCGGCGCGCTGCAGCACGCGCATCTGATCTACCTGCTCGGCGGCGCCTTCGTCGGGATCGCGTTCCAGCCGTTCATCTACATGCTGCTGGGCGCGCAGATCGGGCTGGATACGTACCTAGGGCGGAAGAAGGCCGAAACCGCCTGGCGGCCGATGCGGCGCAGCCAGGCGGTTGTTGCGGCGGCTTAA
- a CDS encoding TIGR04063 family PEP-CTERM/XrtA system glycosyltransferase — MRILHILDHGLPLQSGYTFRTRAILKAQMARGWEVAAVTGARQGTAQESETIDGIDFHRTVPPRALPSPLRELAEIAVFARRIAEVVREFRPDVLHAHSPVLDALAALKVARATSLPLVYEIRAFWEDAAVGNGTGREGSARYRATRALETWAVKRADAVAVICDGLRRDLIARGIGADRIVVSPNGVDMGLFGTPVPRDDALAAELGIDGEMVGFIGSFYDYEGLDDLIAAMPALIAARPNAQLLLIGGGPMGEALRAQAAASPVADRIRFVGRVPHEQVERYYSLVDVLAYPRKKMRLTDLVTPLKPLEAMAQGRLVAASDVGGHRELIRDGDTGTLFPADDPAALAASLAALLNDRGEWGARRVRARAFVEAERNWSSNISRYEPVYQRLVGVARMGESWSQSTILGA; from the coding sequence ATGCGCATCCTTCATATCCTCGACCACGGATTGCCGCTGCAGAGCGGCTACACCTTTCGCACGCGCGCGATCCTGAAGGCGCAGATGGCGCGCGGATGGGAGGTCGCGGCAGTGACGGGCGCGCGGCAAGGGACCGCCCAAGAGTCTGAGACGATCGACGGGATCGATTTTCATCGCACCGTGCCGCCGCGCGCGTTGCCGTCGCCGCTGCGCGAACTGGCCGAGATCGCGGTGTTCGCGCGGCGGATCGCGGAGGTCGTGCGGGAGTTTCGGCCCGATGTGCTGCACGCGCATTCGCCGGTGCTGGATGCGCTCGCCGCGTTGAAGGTGGCGCGGGCGACGAGCCTGCCTCTGGTGTACGAAATCCGCGCGTTCTGGGAGGATGCGGCGGTCGGGAACGGGACGGGTCGCGAAGGATCGGCACGCTACCGGGCGACTCGCGCGCTGGAAACGTGGGCGGTGAAGCGCGCGGACGCAGTCGCCGTAATTTGTGATGGTTTGCGCCGCGACCTGATCGCGCGGGGGATCGGTGCGGACAGGATCGTCGTGTCGCCGAACGGGGTCGACATGGGCCTGTTCGGTACGCCGGTGCCGCGCGATGATGCGCTCGCGGCGGAACTCGGCATCGATGGCGAAATGGTCGGGTTCATCGGCAGCTTCTACGATTATGAGGGGCTGGACGATCTGATCGCGGCGATGCCCGCGCTGATCGCCGCGCGGCCGAATGCGCAATTGCTGCTGATCGGCGGCGGGCCGATGGGCGAGGCGCTCCGCGCGCAGGCCGCGGCTTCGCCGGTCGCCGATCGCATCCGCTTCGTCGGGCGCGTGCCGCACGAGCAGGTCGAGCGCTACTACAGCCTGGTCGACGTGCTGGCGTACCCGCGCAAGAAGATGCGGCTGACCGATCTGGTAACGCCGCTGAAGCCGCTGGAGGCGATGGCGCAGGGGCGATTGGTCGCGGCGTCGGATGTCGGCGGTCACCGCGAACTGATTCGCGACGGCGATACCGGTACGCTGTTTCCGGCCGACGATCCTGCCGCGCTGGCGGCGTCGCTCGCGGCTTTGTTGAACGATCGTGGCGAATGGGGAGCGCGCCGGGTGCGGGCGCGCGCGTTCGTCGAGGCCGAGCGTAACTGGTCGTCAAATATTTCGCGTTACGAACCCGTTTACCAGCGGCTCGTGGGAGTCGCGCGTATGGGTGAGTCATGGTCGCAATCAACTATTCTGGGCGCCTGA
- a CDS encoding S24 family peptidase, whose translation MTEAVGQAVAGLAAARGVTLSELSRMLGRNVAYLQQFVRRGTPKRLDERDRRLLAQFFGVGEEMLGAPDPSPSDVAAIPYLSVAASAGGGAAVDREEVVRVEQLSREMLAGAGVAAGQASLIDVRGDSMAPGILDGDRLLVDRADARVSRGGGVFVIRIDGDLSVKRVVPIGREVEIVSDNPAYPPVRRDAGDVDVIGRVKLLLRVP comes from the coding sequence ATGACGGAGGCGGTCGGACAGGCGGTGGCGGGGCTGGCGGCGGCGCGCGGCGTGACGCTGTCGGAGCTGTCGCGGATGCTCGGCCGCAACGTCGCCTACCTCCAGCAATTCGTCCGGCGCGGGACGCCGAAGCGGCTCGACGAGCGTGACCGGCGGTTGCTCGCGCAGTTCTTCGGCGTGGGGGAGGAGATGCTGGGCGCACCCGATCCGTCGCCATCCGACGTGGCGGCGATTCCGTATCTTTCGGTGGCGGCGTCGGCCGGCGGCGGCGCTGCGGTCGATCGCGAGGAGGTTGTCCGCGTCGAACAGCTGTCACGCGAGATGCTCGCCGGGGCGGGCGTCGCGGCTGGTCAGGCGTCGCTGATCGACGTGCGCGGCGACTCGATGGCGCCGGGCATTTTGGACGGCGATCGCCTGCTGGTCGACCGCGCCGACGCCCGCGTCTCGCGGGGTGGCGGGGTGTTCGTGATCCGCATCGACGGCGACCTATCGGTAAAGCGCGTCGTGCCGATCGGGCGGGAGGTGGAGATCGTCAGCGACAATCCCGCTTACCCGCCGGTGCGGCGCGACGCTGGTGATGTCGACGTGATCGGGCGGGTGAAGCTGTTGCTGCGGGTGCCTTAG
- a CDS encoding autotransporter assembly complex family protein, producing MYGRGALYGAVSLIAFLAAPGLAAQQTPAPAAQPPELDPNSPLAPLPDIGVAWPELGQDIAAPAELRTDIAAETRYKWRIEGIDGIGTALLRQRFAELSTLGQHDGEPSNAAQLDRRAREDSALLVTLLRGEGYYDARVDTRVDAEGERPLVVLEATPGALYRFKGVTIAGVEAAGAKAVGLRDAFGVKAEDPVNADTIVAGQAQLATKLGEESFAFAKVGDPVVTVDREAKTATLDLPLETGTERRFGVIRTNPNNRVFDADHVQDIARFKPGRPYSASRLDDLRRALIQTGLVSTADVKPVPGSTPGTVDVDVTLAPAPPRTIAGEIGYGTGEGARVEASWTHRNLFPPEGAATVRAVLGTREQLGSLVFRRNNFHGRDRVLTAQVAVAHTERDAYEADTFSVSASIERQTNIFFQKAWTWSLGAELVTSDERDVIVSTGEPRRRTFYIGALPTNLVYDGSDDLLNPTKGFRLGGRLSPEVSLQGSVFGYARTQIDASAYQSVTPKVVLAGRVRLGTILGAPRDAIAPSRRFYAGGGASVRGYGFQSIGPRDPNNDPIGGRSLTEFSIEARVRAFGNFGIVPFFDGGNIYTSPLPKLSDFRYGAGLGVRYYSNFGPIRVDVGTPINPQPGDSRVAVYVSLGQAF from the coding sequence ATGTATGGGCGGGGCGCGCTGTATGGCGCCGTTAGTCTGATCGCGTTCCTCGCCGCGCCTGGCCTCGCGGCGCAACAGACGCCCGCGCCCGCCGCGCAGCCGCCGGAACTCGATCCGAATTCGCCGCTCGCGCCGCTGCCCGATATCGGCGTGGCTTGGCCCGAGCTTGGGCAGGATATCGCAGCGCCGGCCGAACTGCGCACCGATATCGCCGCCGAAACGCGCTACAAATGGCGGATCGAGGGGATCGACGGGATCGGCACCGCGCTGTTGCGGCAACGCTTCGCGGAGTTGTCCACACTCGGCCAGCATGATGGCGAACCGTCGAATGCGGCGCAGCTCGATCGCCGCGCGCGCGAGGATTCGGCGTTGCTCGTCACGCTGCTGCGCGGCGAAGGATATTACGATGCGCGGGTCGACACGCGGGTCGATGCGGAGGGCGAGCGGCCTCTGGTGGTGCTGGAGGCGACGCCGGGTGCGCTTTACCGCTTCAAGGGCGTGACCATCGCGGGCGTCGAGGCGGCGGGCGCGAAGGCGGTCGGGCTGCGCGATGCATTCGGGGTGAAGGCCGAGGATCCGGTCAACGCCGACACCATCGTCGCCGGACAGGCGCAACTGGCGACGAAGCTGGGGGAGGAGAGTTTCGCTTTCGCCAAGGTCGGCGATCCCGTGGTCACGGTGGATCGCGAGGCGAAGACCGCGACGCTCGACCTGCCGCTGGAAACCGGAACCGAGCGCCGTTTCGGCGTGATCCGCACGAACCCGAACAACCGCGTGTTCGATGCCGATCACGTCCAGGACATCGCGCGCTTCAAACCCGGTCGGCCCTATAGCGCGTCCCGGCTGGACGATTTGCGGCGCGCGCTGATCCAGACCGGGCTTGTCTCGACCGCGGACGTGAAGCCCGTTCCCGGCAGCACGCCCGGCACGGTCGACGTCGACGTCACGCTCGCGCCCGCCCCGCCACGCACGATCGCGGGCGAGATCGGTTACGGCACGGGCGAAGGCGCGCGGGTGGAGGCGAGCTGGACGCACCGCAATTTGTTCCCGCCAGAGGGCGCCGCGACGGTGCGCGCGGTGCTGGGGACGCGCGAACAGCTCGGCTCGCTCGTCTTCCGGCGCAACAATTTCCACGGGCGCGACCGCGTCCTGACCGCGCAGGTTGCGGTCGCGCACACCGAACGCGACGCTTACGAGGCGGATACCTTCTCGGTGTCAGCCAGCATCGAGCGGCAGACCAACATCTTCTTCCAGAAGGCGTGGACGTGGTCGCTGGGGGCGGAACTGGTCACGTCTGACGAGCGCGACGTGATCGTGTCGACCGGCGAGCCGCGGCGGCGGACCTTCTATATCGGCGCGCTGCCGACGAACCTGGTCTATGACGGGTCGGACGATCTGCTCAATCCGACCAAGGGATTTCGGCTGGGCGGACGGCTGAGCCCGGAAGTGTCGTTGCAGGGATCGGTGTTCGGTTATGCGCGGACGCAGATCGACGCGAGCGCGTACCAGTCCGTAACGCCGAAGGTCGTGCTGGCGGGGCGGGTGCGGCTGGGCACGATCTTGGGCGCGCCGCGTGATGCGATCGCGCCGTCGCGGCGCTTCTACGCGGGCGGCGGTGCGTCGGTGCGCGGCTATGGGTTCCAGTCGATCGGGCCGCGCGACCCGAACAACGATCCGATCGGCGGGCGCAGCCTGACCGAATTCTCGATCGAGGCGCGGGTCAGGGCGTTCGGCAATTTCGGCATCGTGCCGTTCTTCGACGGCGGGAATATCTACACCTCGCCGCTGCCGAAGCTGTCCGACTTCCGTTACGGCGCGGGGCTGGGCGTGCGCTACTACAGCAATTTCGGGCCGATCCGCGTCGATGTCGGTACGCCGATCAACCCGCAGCCGGGCGACAGCCGCGTCGCGGTGTACGTGTCGCTCGGGCAGGCGTTTTGA
- a CDS encoding translocation/assembly module TamB domain-containing protein, translating into MRWWRWIAGAVVALLAILGAALLIVDTDVGHRFVAERINAVKTANGLRFSVGRIDGSIYSEAILRDVRVYDTEGLVFVAPRAELDWSPFRWFSNRLQIDALRIPAATLAKLPKTRVTGRQGPLLPDFDIVIGRLTVDRMTVARGVTGVVRYGRIDGRADIRKGRALVDLSAVVDGSDRLTMRIDAAPDRDRFDIDVRARGTANGVLARLTGIRRTLSLDVGGEGRWAQWNGTAVADAGGVRVIDLALGNRSGAYTLTGTLAPSTLTRGKLQRLTAPRVLVNGAATFANRRLDGNLSLRSSALAMETTGEIDLAANAYRNLRIRARLLRPPALFGNMTGQNVELRAVLDGAFATARFDYRVTTPRFAFDKTGFENARAAGKGRLSKSPILLPIRFTAARVTGVGDVAGGILRNLSVEGVLRITSRLVTGDDLRLRSDKLTGRIGLSLDLATGRYEVGLNGALGRYLIPGLGVVDVTSRLSVVPGPGGKGTRVVGQGTAQMVRLDNAFFRSLAGGLPRIVTGLERTSDGILHFRNLVLTAPSIRLTGDGYRRRDGTFHFEGGGRQTTYGAVTLVLDGKIDRPTIDLVFAAPNAAMGLSDVRAHLDPNAEGFAFTAAGGSRLGPFTTDGQILLPRGGQARIAVARLDVSGTRASGALDIVPGGFAGQLAVNGGGLTGTLDFAPQGDNQRIAAKLEARAATLGGISINRGRLDLVMVLDPAGTTIDATARGRGLRRGTLRLARFDGSAKLVGGVGEVRASIAGSRGRAFDIQSVTQVAADSFRTIAQGTVDRRPLKLESPAVLTRDGDGWRLAPTRLTFAGGNAQVSGRFSGEQSAIDATLARMPLSILDIAYPGLGLGGNASGKLSYAFANGAAPTGRVDMTIRGLSRAGLLLSSKPIDVGVAGVLSADRAAVRAVMASGGQTIGRAQALLTPLGQGDLASRLSGAGLFAQMRYNGPADTLWRLTGVELFDLSGPVAIGADARGTVANPSIQGVVRANGARIESATTGTVLSNIQASGRFAGSRLAINQFAADAGKGGRVSGTGQFEFAAANGIGLDLNLQADKAVMIDRDDIGATVTGPLRFQSSGRGGVISGDVVLNRSRYRLGQATAATAVPRLNIREINLPGGGEEDDTPPTPWRLDIRARAPGQVMVSGLGLTSEWSADLQIAGAPDNPAITGRADLIRGDYEFAGREFELERGIIRFAGEVPANPSLDIEANADSTGLNASIRVTGVAQKPEITFASVPALPQDELLSRLLFGTSITNLSAPEALQLAAAVAALQDGGTGLNPINAVRRAAGLDRLRILPADPQTGQGTSIAAGKYVTRRLYAEIVTDGQGYSATRVEFQVTRWLSLLSSISTLGRQSANVRVSKDY; encoded by the coding sequence ATGCGCTGGTGGCGGTGGATCGCGGGCGCGGTCGTTGCGTTGCTCGCTATCCTCGGCGCGGCGTTGCTGATCGTGGACACGGACGTCGGGCATCGCTTCGTCGCCGAACGGATCAACGCGGTGAAGACCGCCAACGGTTTGCGCTTCAGCGTCGGGCGGATCGACGGGTCGATCTATTCCGAAGCCATCCTGCGCGACGTGCGGGTGTACGATACCGAGGGGCTGGTGTTCGTCGCGCCACGCGCCGAGCTGGATTGGTCGCCGTTCCGCTGGTTCTCCAACCGGCTGCAGATCGACGCGCTGCGCATCCCCGCCGCGACGCTGGCGAAGCTGCCGAAGACGCGAGTGACAGGACGCCAAGGGCCGTTGCTGCCCGATTTCGACATCGTCATCGGGCGGCTGACGGTCGACCGGATGACCGTCGCGCGCGGCGTGACCGGCGTCGTACGCTACGGCCGGATCGACGGACGCGCGGATATCCGCAAGGGACGCGCGCTGGTCGACCTGTCGGCGGTGGTCGATGGCAGCGACCGGCTGACGATGCGGATCGACGCCGCGCCGGACCGCGACCGGTTCGACATCGACGTGCGCGCCCGCGGGACCGCCAATGGCGTGCTGGCGCGATTGACCGGTATCCGGCGCACCCTGTCGCTCGATGTGGGCGGAGAGGGGCGCTGGGCGCAGTGGAACGGGACCGCGGTGGCCGATGCGGGCGGTGTGCGGGTGATCGATCTGGCGCTTGGCAACCGCAGCGGCGCGTACACGCTGACCGGCACGCTCGCGCCATCGACGCTGACGAGGGGCAAATTGCAGCGGCTGACCGCACCGCGCGTGCTGGTCAATGGCGCGGCGACCTTCGCCAACCGGCGGCTCGACGGCAATCTGTCGCTCAGGTCTTCGGCGTTGGCGATGGAAACGACCGGCGAGATCGACCTCGCCGCGAACGCCTATCGCAACCTGCGCATCCGCGCGCGGCTGCTCCGCCCGCCTGCCTTGTTCGGCAACATGACCGGGCAGAATGTCGAACTGCGCGCGGTGCTGGACGGCGCGTTCGCGACCGCGCGGTTCGATTATCGCGTCACCACGCCGCGCTTCGCATTCGACAAGACCGGGTTCGAAAATGCGCGCGCGGCGGGCAAGGGGCGGCTGTCGAAATCGCCGATCCTGCTGCCGATCCGCTTCACCGCGGCGCGCGTCACGGGGGTCGGTGATGTGGCGGGGGGCATCCTGCGCAACCTGTCGGTCGAAGGCGTGTTGCGCATCACGTCGAGGCTGGTGACGGGCGACGACCTTCGGCTGCGGTCGGACAAATTGACCGGGCGGATCGGGCTGTCGCTCGATCTGGCGACCGGGCGGTATGAGGTCGGCCTGAACGGCGCGCTGGGGCGCTATTTGATTCCCGGTCTGGGTGTGGTCGACGTCACCTCGCGGTTGAGCGTCGTGCCCGGACCGGGCGGTAAGGGCACGCGCGTCGTCGGGCAGGGGACCGCGCAGATGGTGCGGCTCGACAATGCGTTTTTCCGCAGCCTGGCGGGCGGGCTGCCGCGTATCGTCACCGGGCTGGAGCGCACGTCGGACGGTATTCTGCATTTCCGGAATCTGGTGCTGACCGCGCCATCGATCCGGCTGACCGGCGACGGTTATCGCCGTCGCGACGGGACGTTTCATTTCGAAGGGGGTGGACGCCAGACTACCTATGGCGCGGTGACATTGGTGCTGGACGGAAAGATCGACCGTCCGACGATCGATCTGGTCTTCGCCGCGCCCAACGCCGCGATGGGGCTGAGCGATGTGCGCGCGCATCTCGATCCAAATGCGGAGGGCTTCGCCTTCACCGCGGCGGGCGGATCGCGGCTGGGGCCGTTCACGACCGACGGTCAGATATTGCTGCCGCGCGGCGGGCAGGCGCGGATCGCGGTCGCGCGACTTGATGTCAGCGGAACGCGTGCCAGCGGCGCGCTCGATATCGTTCCCGGCGGGTTTGCGGGGCAGTTGGCGGTGAACGGCGGCGGACTGACCGGTACGCTGGATTTCGCGCCGCAGGGCGACAATCAGCGGATCGCGGCGAAGCTGGAGGCGCGCGCGGCGACCTTGGGCGGGATCAGCATTAACCGCGGGCGGCTCGATCTGGTCATGGTGCTCGATCCCGCCGGCACGACGATCGACGCGACCGCGCGTGGCCGCGGCCTGCGTCGCGGCACGCTGCGTCTTGCGCGGTTCGACGGGTCGGCGAAGCTGGTCGGCGGGGTCGGCGAGGTGCGCGCGTCCATCGCCGGATCGCGCGGGCGAGCGTTCGATATCCAGAGTGTGACGCAGGTCGCGGCGGACAGCTTCCGCACCATAGCGCAGGGCACGGTCGACCGCCGTCCGCTGAAGCTGGAATCGCCCGCCGTCCTTACACGAGACGGCGACGGCTGGCGGCTCGCGCCGACACGGCTGACGTTCGCCGGGGGCAATGCGCAGGTGTCGGGGCGCTTCTCGGGCGAGCAGAGCGCGATCGACGCGACGCTGGCGCGGATGCCGCTGTCGATCCTCGACATCGCCTATCCGGGACTGGGCCTCGGCGGCAATGCGTCGGGCAAACTGAGCTACGCCTTCGCGAACGGCGCCGCGCCGACCGGCCGCGTCGACATGACGATCCGTGGGCTCAGCCGTGCGGGATTGCTGCTGTCGTCCAAACCGATCGACGTCGGCGTCGCGGGCGTGCTGTCGGCCGATCGCGCCGCGGTGCGCGCGGTGATGGCGTCGGGCGGGCAGACGATCGGCCGCGCGCAGGCGTTGCTGACGCCGCTCGGGCAGGGCGATCTGGCGAGCCGCTTGTCCGGGGCGGGGTTGTTCGCGCAGATGCGCTACAACGGTCCGGCGGATACGTTGTGGCGGCTGACCGGCGTCGAACTGTTCGACCTGTCGGGGCCGGTCGCGATCGGCGCGGATGCACGCGGAACCGTGGCCAATCCCTCGATCCAGGGCGTGGTGCGGGCGAACGGCGCGCGGATCGAGAGCGCGACGACCGGCACCGTTCTGTCGAACATCCAGGCCAGCGGTCGCTTCGCCGGTTCACGGCTGGCGATCAATCAATTCGCGGCGGATGCGGGCAAGGGTGGGCGCGTCAGCGGCACCGGGCAGTTCGAATTCGCCGCGGCGAACGGCATCGGTCTCGACCTCAACCTGCAGGCCGACAAAGCGGTGATGATCGACCGCGATGACATCGGCGCGACCGTCACCGGGCCGCTCCGCTTCCAGTCGAGCGGGCGCGGCGGGGTGATTTCGGGCGACGTGGTGCTGAACCGCAGCCGCTATCGGCTCGGGCAGGCGACCGCCGCGACCGCCGTTCCCCGCCTCAACATCCGCGAGATCAATCTGCCCGGCGGCGGCGAGGAAGACGACACGCCGCCGACGCCGTGGCGGCTCGACATTCGCGCCCGCGCGCCGGGGCAGGTGATGGTCAGTGGTCTCGGCCTGACCAGCGAATGGTCGGCCGATTTGCAGATTGCGGGCGCGCCCGACAATCCTGCGATCACCGGCCGCGCCGACCTGATCCGTGGCGATTATGAATTTGCGGGGCGCGAGTTCGAGCTGGAACGCGGCATCATCCGCTTCGCCGGCGAAGTCCCCGCGAACCCGTCGCTCGATATCGAGGCGAACGCCGATTCGACCGGCCTGAACGCGTCGATCCGCGTTACCGGCGTGGCGCAGAAACCCGAGATCACCTTCGCCAGCGTACCCGCGTTGCCGCAGGACGAATTGTTGTCACGCCTGCTGTTCGGCACGTCGATCACCAACCTGTCCGCGCCCGAGGCGCTGCAACTCGCCGCAGCCGTCGCGGCGTTGCAGGACGGCGGCACCGGCTTGAACCCGATCAACGCGGTCCGCCGCGCCGCGGGGCTGGACCGCTTGCGCATCCTCCCCGCCGATCCGCAGACCGGGCAGGGCACGTCGATTGCCGCGGGCAAATACGTGACGCGGCGGCTGTATGCGGAGATCGTGACGGACGGGCAGGGCTATTCCGCCACCCGCGTCGAATTTCAGGTCACCCGCTGGCTGTCACTGCTGTCGAGCATTTCTACACTCGGGCGGCAGAGCGCGAACGTGCGCGTGTCGAAGGATTATTGA
- a CDS encoding PIN domain-containing protein translates to MSHLIDTNVAIYLRDQDREIIIRLFALDDAPKLSIISLVELEGGVVAKPDLATVRRKNLDTLLAKVVVAQFDRAVVEEYRGIVEAIGFSRRRILDRLIAATAIANDLTLITTNGVDFRDIPGLKLEVWPTPAQ, encoded by the coding sequence TTGTCACATCTGATCGACACGAATGTCGCGATCTATCTGCGTGATCAGGATCGCGAAATCATCATCCGATTGTTCGCGCTCGACGACGCGCCAAAGCTGTCGATCATCTCTTTGGTGGAACTGGAAGGTGGCGTTGTCGCTAAGCCGGATCTCGCGACCGTAAGGCGCAAAAACCTCGATACGCTGCTGGCAAAAGTGGTCGTTGCGCAATTCGACCGTGCGGTGGTTGAGGAGTATCGCGGCATTGTCGAGGCTATCGGTTTTTCACGTCGTCGAATTCTCGATCGCCTGATTGCGGCGACCGCGATCGCCAATGATCTGACCCTTATTACCACCAACGGCGTCGACTTTCGCGACATTCCGGGCCTGAAACTCGAAGTCTGGCCCACCCCCGCTCAATAA